One segment of Pristis pectinata isolate sPriPec2 chromosome 3, sPriPec2.1.pri, whole genome shotgun sequence DNA contains the following:
- the LOC127568910 gene encoding histone chaperone ASF1-like, with product FQADAVNPSLIPDADAVGVTVILITCTYRIGYYVNNEYNDPELRENPPVKPDFSKLQRNILASNPRVARFHINSDDSSEKTEDSDYTVPNVHSVLSTSTLSSDSKNLTVSADSLSAVGIPMDSL from the exons TTTCAGGCAGATGCAGTGAatccttcccttattcctgacgccgATGCTGTGGGAGTGACGGTCATTTTGATAACCTGCACTTACAGGATTGGGTACTATGTAAATAATGAATACAATGATCCAGAGCTGCGGGAAAACCCTCCTGTAAAACCCGATttctctaag CTTCAGAGAAACATTTTGGCATCAAATCCACGAGTTGCAAGGTTCCACATCAACTCGGACGACAGCAGTGAAAAGACAGAGGACTCTGACTACACAGTTCCTAATGTGCACTCTGTTCTTTCCACGAGCACATTGTCCTCAGATTCAAAGAACTTGACTGTGTCAGCAGACTCACTGAGTGCTGTGGGCATTCCCATGGACAGCCTGTGA